GTTGGCGCCGACGACGACCGCCCGCACATGGAGCGTGTCGAGCAGGATCCGGTCGATGAACTCCGCCGGCGTCCAGGCCGCGATGTCGCGGGAGAACGGGATGACGAGCACGTCATCGACCCCGGCCTCGCCCAGCAGCCGCAGTCGCTGATCGATGGTCGTGATGGTGGGCGGCGCGTGCTCGGGGCGCAGCACCGCGATCGGGTGGGGGTCGAAGGTCACCGCGACCACGCTGTCGATCGGTGTCGTGGCCTCGACCTCGGCCGCCACCTCCCGCGCGCGCCGGATGACGTGCTGGTGGCCGAGGTGCATGCCGTCGAAGTTCCCGATCGTCACGACCGTGCGACCGAGATCGCGGGGCACGTCGGAGAAGTCACGCCACACTCGCACGGCGGCAACTCTCCCACATCGGTGCCCGGAGCCGAAGCCTGGATCCGCGGATGGGCGTCGTAGCGAGCAGCGCTCCAGGGGTGTGATCGCAAGGCGCGAGCGCGAGGGCAGTCTGGTTGACTGTTGAGCGTTCGCAACGCCGCGAGCGCGCCGCTGGGGTGTCGCGCAGTAGGCGTCCAGCCACGGATCGCGGCGAAGTCAGCCGACGAACACGGCCGCGGGACGGGCGGCTCCGCCCTCCGGGCGGTAGAGCGCGAGGAACTCGCCGCTCGGCGCGAACACGCCGGTGAGCGTGTCGATCCTCAGCGGCAGCGGCCGGCCGTAGCGGACCGCCTGGGCCTGGTCGGCGTCGAGATCCAGGGCGGGGAAGCAGTCACGCGCGGCCCGCTCGAGCGGGATGGGGGTGAGCCGGTCGAGGTCGGTGTCGGCCTGGGCCAGGGTGAACGGCCCGACCGCGGTACGGCGCAGCGCGGTCAGGTGCCCGCCGACCCCGAGCGCGCTGCCGACGTCGCGGGCGATGGCCCGGATGTAGGTGCCGCTGGAGCAGCGGACCGTGATGTCGACGTCCAGCCAGTCGCCCACGACCCGCTGACCGTGCACCGTCAGCTCGTGGACGGTCACGGGACGGGCCGTGAGCTCGACCTGCTCGCCGTCGCGGACCCGCTGGTAGGCGCGCTTGCCGTCGACCTTGATCGCGCTGACCGCCGTCGGCACCTGGAGGATGTCGCCGACCTGCTCCTCGAAGGCGGCCAGGACCGCCGCCGTGGCCAGGCCCCCCGCCGGGGTGTCGGCGACGACCTCGCCCTCGGCGTCGTCGGTCGACGTCGACCTGCCGAGGCGCACCGTGGCGTCGTAGGTCTTCTCGGTGAGCATCAGGTGACCGAGCAGCCGGGTGGCCCGCTCGACGCCCAGCACCAGCACGCCCGTCGCCATCGGGTCGAGGGTGCCGGCGTGACCCACCTTGCGGGTGCCCATCGCCCGGCGCACTCGGGACACGACGGCGTGCGAGGTCATGCCTCCGGGCTTGTCGACGACGACGAGACCCGACGGCACGCCGGACGCGGTCACTCGGCGTCCTCGGCCTCTTCGTCGGGCTCGGC
This region of Nocardioides sp. L-11A genomic DNA includes:
- the truB gene encoding tRNA pseudouridine(55) synthase TruB; amino-acid sequence: MTASGVPSGLVVVDKPGGMTSHAVVSRVRRAMGTRKVGHAGTLDPMATGVLVLGVERATRLLGHLMLTEKTYDATVRLGRSTSTDDAEGEVVADTPAGGLATAAVLAAFEEQVGDILQVPTAVSAIKVDGKRAYQRVRDGEQVELTARPVTVHELTVHGQRVVGDWLDVDITVRCSSGTYIRAIARDVGSALGVGGHLTALRRTAVGPFTLAQADTDLDRLTPIPLERAARDCFPALDLDADQAQAVRYGRPLPLRIDTLTGVFAPSGEFLALYRPEGGAARPAAVFVG